The proteins below come from a single Juglans regia cultivar Chandler chromosome 12, Walnut 2.0, whole genome shotgun sequence genomic window:
- the LOC109013942 gene encoding pseudo histidine-containing phosphotransfer protein 6-like, giving the protein MLGLGVDRLRADMNRLLALLFHQGVLDEQFVQLQQLQDESSPNFVCEVVNIYFHESEKLLKNLRGLLMEREFSDYKKMGIHLNQFMGSSSSIGAKRVRNVCVAFRAASEQNNRAGCLRALELLEHEYCYLKNKLHELFHIEQNRVLAAGVRYPMQN; this is encoded by the exons ATGCTTGGGTTGGGTGTGGATCGGTTGCGGGCCGACATGAATCGTTTGCTCGCTCTACTCTTCCACCAG GGTGTACTCGACGAGCAATTCGTGCAGCTTCAGCAGCTTCAAGATGAGAGCTCCCCAAACTTTGTCTGCGAGGTTGTTAACATCTACTTTCATGAGTCGGAGAAGCTCTTAAAAAACCTCAGAGGATTGtt GATGGAGAGGGAGTTCTCGGACTACAAGAAAATGGGAATCCATTTGAATCAGTTTATGGGAAGCAGCTCGAGCATAGGTGCCAAGCGAGTCAGAAACGTTTGCGTTGCCTTTCGCGCCGCTTCTGAACAGAATAACCGTGCCGG GTGTTTGAGAGCTTTGGAGCTGCTAGAGCATGAGTATTGCTACCTCAAAAATAAATTGCACGAACTGTTTCAT ATAGAACAGAACCGAGTATTGGCAGCTGGAGTTAGGTACCCAATGCAAAACTAA